In one Vigna radiata var. radiata cultivar VC1973A unplaced genomic scaffold, Vradiata_ver6 scaffold_158, whole genome shotgun sequence genomic region, the following are encoded:
- the LOC106752468 gene encoding protein LIGHT-DEPENDENT SHORT HYPOCOTYLS 5, with amino-acid sequence MDSSSRGSQPQPPQSQGSSSSSPPTLPPAPPSRYESQKRRDWNTFFQYLHNHKPPLTLARCSGAHVIEFLKYLDQFGKTKVHTSGCPHFGHPNPPAPCACPLKQAWGSLDALIGRLRAAYEENGGRPESNPFGAKPVMIYLKEVKEAQAKARGVPYEKKKKRKRTTTTLSNVTHTAPVDAAPASSTPTLPSSSTTS; translated from the coding sequence ATGGACTCATCATCAAGGGGATCACAACCCCAACCACCACAATCTCAaggatcatcatcatcatcaccaccaaCACTACCACCAGCACCACCAAGCCGCTATGAATCCCAGAAGCGACGAGACTGGAACACCTTCTTTCAGTACCTGCACAACCACAAGCCCCCATTGACGTTAGCACGGTGCAGTGGAGCACACGTCATTGAATTCTTGAAGTACTTGGACCAGTTTGGCAAAACCAAGGTCCACACGTCCGGCTGTCCCCACTTCGGACACCCTAACCCTCCTGCACCCTGCGCTTGTCCACTCAAACAAGCCTGGGGCAGTCTCGACGCCCTTATCGGACGACTTAGAGCCGCCTACGAAGAAAATGGCGGTCGCCCTGAATCTAATCCCTTTGGCGCTAAACCTGTTATGATTTACCTTAAGGAAGTCAAGGAGGCCCAGGCCAAAGCCAGAGGGGTCCCCtacgagaagaagaagaagcgaAAGAGAACCACCACAACACTCTCTAACGTCACTCATACTGCTCCTGTTGATGCTGCTCCTGCTTCTTCCACTCCTACTTTACCTTCTTCTTCAACAACATCataa